A stretch of the Impatiens glandulifera unplaced genomic scaffold, dImpGla2.1, whole genome shotgun sequence genome encodes the following:
- the LOC124917574 gene encoding CASP-like protein 4D1, which produces MAQLPSNVVTVLALRALKFIFLLVALGVLVSDTLYVPNDVFDYELEYSFDDVYAYRYVLATIVIGMLFALLQIVFTIYNFKTGIKLYGVCIFQFNFYADKFFNQANAAIACVFLAFITSALISILSSWALTSMEPHQEPKTLTHLDTEA; this is translated from the exons ATGGCACAACTGCCTTCCAATGTGGTAACAGTTCTTGCATTGAGAGCCCTTAAGTTCATTTTCTTATTAGTTGCATTGGGCGTACTTGTAAGTGATACACTCTATGTCCCCAATGATGTCTTTGATTACGAATTAGAATACAGTTTTGACGATGTTTATGCTTATAG ATATGTGCTTGCTACAATCGTGATTGGGATGTTGTTTGCATTACTACAAATTGTCTTCACTATTTACAATTTCAAAACTGGAATCAAATTGTATGGGGTGTGTATTTTTCAATTCAACTTCTATGCAGATAAG TTCTTTAACCAAGCAAATGCTGCAATTGCATGTGTATTTCTTGCCTTTATCACTTCAGCACTCATTTCCATTTTATCATCTTGGGCTCTCACCTCTATGGAGCCACACCAGGAGCCTAAGACCCTGACCCATCTGGATACAGAGGCCTAG